One Sulfolobus sp. S-194 DNA segment encodes these proteins:
- a CDS encoding PQQ-binding-like beta-propeller repeat protein has product MGFDLKESVIAIIIVVLLIMSGGIGFYLGKFSSSKTYVTTVIKTMSVIKQNYTEYNVYLDGIEFFDIFYPQNLPNSTIGPKNYVMFGLTPNRDPVIDGNLSAKWETPLIGNFEQNLTLWNELVNDIGKSFGSAYRQATGIAVGPTEANGIVYVASDAGWIYGINVFNGKIIFELYTPGTLSMWEPLIWNGIGLVGLGGAMFDYQQGALNAFGGGHRGQYTGINGLLAFNATSGKPLWLILTRAQAMPTGVIVNGVVYWDTGDGTIYATNISDGKILWEYHYDGSGNMASLDYYDGIVIAGFSQSYPMNMSAIVGVYANNGSLAYIIKLPFATTSSAGDAVMAVWKGYLVDGILGFQEGNLPILSNINSREVLIVANATTGKIIYMMNITNMTTHPSDTNNGFNPEIVNGIIYQPTIAGKIVAINISNGKILWASQQLTKGWLQAEPTYYNGMLFIPAGNTIYILNASNGKIIATYTTQFIMRQQLIIVGNTVIETSGTNWVFAVPISEIL; this is encoded by the coding sequence TTGGGGTTTGATTTGAAAGAAAGTGTAATAGCCATAATTATCGTTGTTCTTTTGATAATGTCTGGAGGAATTGGTTTCTATTTAGGCAAATTCTCTTCAAGTAAAACATATGTAACTACAGTTATAAAGACTATGAGTGTCATAAAACAAAATTATACAGAATACAATGTATATTTAGATGGGATAGAATTTTTTGATATCTTCTATCCCCAGAATTTGCCAAATTCAACTATAGGTCCTAAAAATTACGTAATGTTCGGTCTAACCCCTAATAGAGATCCAGTTATAGATGGAAACTTAAGTGCTAAATGGGAGACCCCGTTAATAGGAAACTTCGAGCAAAATCTAACACTATGGAATGAGCTAGTTAATGATATAGGAAAATCTTTTGGCTCAGCTTATAGACAAGCTACCGGAATTGCAGTTGGTCCTACGGAGGCCAACGGTATAGTTTATGTTGCAAGTGATGCTGGCTGGATATACGGAATTAACGTATTCAATGGTAAAATAATCTTCGAACTTTACACTCCAGGAACTCTCAGTATGTGGGAACCTCTAATATGGAACGGAATAGGATTAGTGGGTTTAGGAGGTGCGATGTTTGACTATCAACAAGGTGCGCTTAATGCCTTCGGTGGAGGTCATAGGGGGCAATATACTGGAATAAACGGACTATTAGCATTTAACGCAACTAGTGGAAAACCATTATGGTTAATTTTAACAAGAGCGCAAGCAATGCCCACTGGCGTAATAGTTAATGGTGTAGTATATTGGGATACCGGTGACGGGACGATATACGCTACTAATATCTCAGATGGCAAGATATTATGGGAATATCATTATGATGGCAGTGGAAATATGGCATCGCTTGATTACTATGATGGGATAGTAATAGCTGGATTTTCACAATCTTATCCAATGAACATGTCTGCAATAGTTGGAGTTTATGCTAATAACGGGAGTTTAGCTTATATAATAAAACTGCCTTTTGCAACTACTTCTTCAGCAGGTGATGCAGTAATGGCAGTATGGAAGGGGTATCTTGTTGATGGAATACTTGGATTCCAAGAAGGAAACCTTCCAATCCTCTCTAACATTAATTCTAGAGAAGTACTAATAGTAGCAAATGCTACTACTGGTAAAATAATTTATATGATGAATATAACTAATATGACTACGCATCCTTCAGATACAAATAATGGTTTTAACCCAGAAATAGTTAACGGAATAATATATCAACCTACAATAGCCGGGAAAATTGTTGCTATAAACATATCAAACGGAAAAATACTATGGGCATCACAACAACTTACAAAGGGCTGGTTACAAGCGGAACCTACATATTATAATGGAATGCTCTTCATTCCAGCTGGAAATACAATATATATCCTTAATGCGAGCAATGGTAAAATAATTGCAACCTACACTACTCAATTCATAATGAGACAACAGTTAATTATAGTTGGAAATACAGTGATAGAGACTTCAGGTACTAATTGGGTGTTTGCAGTCCCTATTTCTGAGATTTTATAA
- a CDS encoding S9 family peptidase, protein MKYEDLFKIKPVLDYDVYNGKIATIIRDEKPLLYVDGSKVQLDGYAEEVNWINRNKMFVTVDPNGSETRKIYLYENGKIEKVVDNEFDNFSPYETKEGILLISNYDKKTLHLYLYNEGKYIKLSKDEGPVNNYCFNGKYIVYSTGIYDNNIHVTDLSGNEIHVINIPNSEQEIANENYCFTSNSSFIFLSNHDDLFKVYEFDILKGEMRKIRESNYEIFEAIPYKGSIAYIEDRRGNFVLIHEKEIVDEGFTRSLKVDGDYLYFINSKHDRSADLYRYGKEIERLTDSMADVIGDFIKPRVVSYDSNGVKIYALLYEKGDEDKGVVYIHGGPDWECVNNFNPEIQFLVDKGFKVICPNYRGSIGYGRKFNHLNDKDPGGGELLDVINSVKVLGVKKIAITGASYGGYLTMMAITKFPDLWCSAVAVVPFVNWLTEKKLEREVLQQYDEIKVGNDENLLRDRSPIFFIERIKTSLLLLAGENDPRCPAEETLQVVNELKKLGREVKYKIYKDEGHGFAKIENYVDSIKETVEFIISHC, encoded by the coding sequence ATGAAATATGAAGATTTATTCAAGATAAAACCTGTGCTCGATTATGATGTATATAACGGAAAAATTGCAACAATTATTAGGGATGAAAAGCCTCTCCTTTACGTTGATGGATCAAAGGTCCAACTTGACGGATATGCTGAAGAAGTAAATTGGATAAATAGAAATAAAATGTTCGTTACAGTAGACCCAAATGGTAGTGAAACAAGGAAGATTTACCTTTATGAGAACGGAAAGATAGAGAAAGTTGTTGATAATGAGTTTGATAACTTCTCCCCTTACGAAACAAAAGAAGGAATATTACTAATTTCAAATTATGATAAAAAGACATTGCATCTTTATCTCTACAACGAAGGAAAATACATAAAGCTAAGTAAGGATGAAGGACCGGTTAACAATTACTGTTTTAATGGTAAATACATAGTTTACTCAACCGGGATTTATGATAATAATATTCACGTAACAGATCTTAGTGGTAATGAGATTCATGTAATTAATATTCCAAATTCAGAGCAAGAAATTGCAAATGAGAATTATTGTTTCACTTCTAATTCATCATTTATTTTCCTATCAAATCATGATGATTTATTTAAGGTTTATGAGTTTGATATTTTAAAGGGTGAAATGAGAAAAATAAGGGAAAGTAATTATGAAATATTTGAGGCTATCCCATATAAGGGGTCTATTGCTTATATTGAAGATAGACGCGGTAACTTCGTTTTAATTCATGAGAAAGAGATTGTAGATGAAGGCTTTACGCGTTCTTTGAAAGTTGATGGCGATTATCTTTATTTTATAAACTCCAAACATGATAGATCGGCAGATTTATATAGGTATGGAAAAGAAATAGAAAGATTAACCGATTCTATGGCTGATGTTATAGGTGACTTTATAAAACCTAGGGTTGTGTCTTATGATTCTAACGGAGTAAAGATTTATGCTTTACTTTATGAGAAGGGTGACGAGGATAAGGGTGTAGTTTATATTCACGGTGGTCCAGATTGGGAATGTGTGAATAATTTTAACCCAGAAATTCAGTTTCTTGTCGATAAGGGGTTTAAAGTAATTTGTCCCAACTATAGGGGATCTATCGGTTACGGAAGGAAGTTTAATCATTTAAACGATAAGGACCCCGGAGGAGGAGAGTTGCTAGACGTTATAAATTCAGTGAAGGTCTTAGGAGTTAAAAAGATTGCGATAACTGGTGCAAGTTATGGCGGTTATTTAACTATGATGGCCATCACTAAGTTCCCAGATCTTTGGTGTTCCGCTGTCGCTGTAGTACCTTTTGTAAATTGGCTCACTGAGAAGAAGCTTGAGAGGGAAGTACTTCAGCAATATGACGAAATAAAGGTTGGTAATGATGAAAATCTATTAAGAGATAGGTCACCTATATTCTTTATAGAAAGAATAAAAACTTCATTACTTCTCTTAGCCGGTGAAAATGATCCAAGATGTCCAGCTGAGGAAACTTTACAAGTAGTTAATGAACTTAAAAAGTTGGGTAGAGAAGTTAAGTACAAGATATATAAAGATGAAGGACACGGCTTTGCAAAAATAGAAAATTATGTTGACTCTATAAAAGAAACTGTAGAGTTCATTATTAGTCATTGCTAA
- a CDS encoding plasmid regulator, translated as MAEKVLEKLTIPQRIMLIFGASSGCLSLEELERKTGVDRKTLTVYLSRFWQKKE; from the coding sequence ATGGCTGAGAAAGTTTTAGAGAAATTAACAATACCCCAGAGAATTATGTTAATTTTTGGAGCTTCCTCGGGTTGCTTATCATTAGAGGAGTTAGAAAGGAAAACTGGTGTAGATAGAAAAACTCTCACAGTGTATCTATCAAGATTTTGGCAAAAGAAGGAATAA
- a CDS encoding TRASH domain-containing protein yields MTKVNQIEYKILQMLKEDSRKSASKIAKELGLSRATVAKIIKSLKDKGVKFTVEYYEKGELFAFVISDKCLAEDCYKLIDGKIMNVIRGDLSTISHKLSELGSEKYFISTEKLNEESIERAELYCEYCGNEIKGNPYLVKWGKKVYYTCCKTCQTQLKKKLEHENDGGKL; encoded by the coding sequence ATGACAAAAGTAAACCAAATTGAGTATAAGATTTTACAAATGCTAAAAGAAGACTCGAGGAAAAGTGCAAGTAAAATAGCAAAGGAACTTGGTTTAAGTAGGGCTACGGTAGCTAAAATAATAAAATCATTAAAAGATAAAGGAGTGAAATTTACGGTTGAATATTATGAAAAGGGAGAACTTTTCGCATTTGTGATTTCTGATAAGTGTCTTGCTGAAGATTGTTATAAACTTATAGATGGGAAAATAATGAACGTAATAAGGGGAGATTTGAGTACTATCAGTCATAAACTTTCAGAATTAGGTAGTGAGAAGTATTTTATCTCCACAGAAAAGTTAAATGAGGAAAGCATAGAGAGAGCTGAACTTTATTGTGAGTATTGTGGAAATGAGATCAAGGGAAATCCGTATTTAGTAAAGTGGGGTAAAAAGGTATATTACACATGTTGTAAAACGTGCCAAACTCAACTAAAGAAAAAGTTAGAGCATGAAAATGATGGAGGAAAACTATAA
- a CDS encoding YHS domain-containing protein: MMIDPVCGMEVNESSPYKTMYKGKIYYFCSAMCKKAFEKDPEKYLREGPKGMPGEEDHH, encoded by the coding sequence ATTATGATTGACCCGGTTTGTGGAATGGAAGTAAACGAATCATCTCCGTATAAGACGATGTATAAAGGTAAAATATACTATTTTTGTAGTGCTATGTGTAAAAAAGCATTTGAAAAGGACCCAGAGAAGTATTTAAGAGAAGGACCTAAAGGAATGCCAGGTGAAGAGGATCATCATTAA
- a CDS encoding cation-translocating P-type ATPase, whose product MSEVRNEKKDFRIKREEELKIVGMHCATCVSTVSKAISSVQGVKDVNVNLASGNARVVIENARLKDIVRAVRKAGYDVITQKVTLKISLNEEESGKLISILETIPGIVDVKINPSSGIVILEINPASVTGDEVVEELRKRGYKAKITTESFKGKSDFHDLFIRLVIASVFSSLIFIFPAYQLFLSIPVQFYSGLRFHLGFLRALRNKTSNMDTLVSLSSNIAWFYSLYSYLIHSPNYFFEASSLLITFILVGKTLEAYIKEKTSDDVIKLQTVKARLADGTLVDSSKLRVGNIVIVKSGEIIPADGIVDEGEGYVNEAIYTGETLPVRKKKGDAVIGGSILTSGFLKVHVTRAGNRTYISQVIEAIREAETTRLPIQLLVDKVSSIFVPIVIGVSVLAFSLWYVFSHSLTFSILIAVAVLASACPCPFGLATPMAVMVGIRKLVKKGIKVRNAESLERLREAKYIVFDKTGTITTGEFIVKPIGDENAIKLACAVEKFSSHPVGKAIASLYDVKAEVKDFNEFQGEGVYGKVNNHDVIVGKREFVLKNCEGDLDADVLVCIDSKVIAGFLLEDKIRDGVVELVSELKKYYEVIIATGDSSNFADKVGEFLGVKVYKGLSPDDKVELVRKLGKVIFIGDGVNDAQALKEALVGIAVSTGTDIAKYAGDVIVPSVLSIKYVIEQSKRTVRKIKENLAWAFAYNSVLIPISAGILYPFYLPPEYAALAMSMDSVLVSLWSFVQ is encoded by the coding sequence ATGAGTGAGGTGAGAAATGAGAAGAAGGATTTTAGGATTAAAAGGGAAGAAGAACTAAAAATTGTAGGGATGCATTGTGCAACTTGTGTTTCAACAGTGTCTAAAGCTATTTCTTCTGTTCAAGGTGTAAAAGATGTAAATGTCAACTTAGCCTCCGGAAATGCTAGGGTTGTAATTGAAAATGCCAGATTAAAAGATATTGTAAGAGCTGTTAGAAAGGCAGGCTACGACGTTATAACACAAAAAGTAACTTTGAAAATAAGCCTTAATGAAGAAGAATCTGGAAAACTAATTTCAATTTTAGAGACTATTCCGGGGATTGTTGACGTTAAGATTAATCCTTCTTCAGGTATTGTTATTCTCGAAATTAATCCTGCAAGTGTAACTGGGGATGAAGTTGTTGAGGAGTTAAGGAAAAGAGGTTATAAAGCTAAAATAACTACTGAGAGTTTTAAAGGAAAGAGTGACTTTCACGATTTGTTTATAAGGTTGGTAATTGCTTCAGTTTTCTCTTCTCTCATCTTTATCTTTCCGGCTTATCAACTTTTCTTGTCAATTCCAGTTCAATTTTATTCGGGCTTAAGGTTTCACTTAGGTTTTCTTAGAGCTTTAAGAAATAAGACTAGTAATATGGATACGTTGGTTTCCCTCTCATCTAACATAGCTTGGTTCTACAGCCTTTACTCTTATCTAATTCATTCCCCTAATTACTTCTTTGAGGCTTCTTCCCTCTTAATTACTTTCATTCTCGTAGGAAAGACTTTAGAAGCTTATATTAAAGAGAAGACTTCCGACGATGTCATAAAACTTCAAACAGTTAAGGCCAGGCTTGCCGATGGCACATTAGTGGATTCCTCTAAATTGAGGGTTGGTAATATTGTTATAGTTAAATCTGGTGAAATTATTCCGGCTGACGGTATTGTTGATGAGGGGGAAGGGTATGTTAACGAGGCAATTTATACTGGTGAAACTTTACCGGTTAGAAAGAAGAAGGGAGATGCTGTGATTGGAGGTTCAATATTAACTTCAGGTTTTCTTAAAGTCCATGTCACTAGGGCTGGAAATAGGACTTATATCTCACAAGTAATTGAGGCTATAAGAGAGGCTGAGACTACTAGGTTACCTATACAGTTACTTGTTGATAAGGTTTCATCAATCTTTGTTCCAATAGTGATTGGAGTTTCTGTTTTAGCCTTTTCATTGTGGTATGTATTTTCCCATTCACTTACTTTCTCTATTTTAATTGCTGTTGCAGTTTTAGCTTCGGCTTGTCCGTGTCCTTTCGGTTTAGCAACGCCTATGGCTGTTATGGTCGGAATAAGGAAATTGGTTAAAAAGGGGATTAAAGTAAGGAATGCTGAGAGTCTAGAGAGGCTTAGAGAAGCAAAATACATTGTCTTTGATAAGACCGGGACTATAACTACTGGAGAGTTTATAGTAAAACCGATAGGTGATGAAAACGCAATAAAATTAGCATGTGCTGTGGAAAAATTTAGTTCTCATCCAGTAGGTAAGGCTATTGCGTCTTTATATGATGTAAAAGCTGAAGTTAAGGACTTTAATGAATTTCAAGGAGAGGGTGTATACGGGAAGGTTAACAATCATGACGTAATAGTTGGTAAGAGGGAATTTGTACTTAAGAATTGTGAAGGAGATTTAGATGCTGATGTTTTGGTTTGTATTGACTCTAAAGTTATTGCAGGATTTTTGTTGGAAGACAAAATAAGGGATGGAGTTGTTGAGTTGGTTAGTGAGCTTAAGAAATATTATGAAGTTATTATTGCTACTGGGGATTCTAGTAATTTTGCTGATAAAGTAGGAGAGTTTCTAGGAGTAAAGGTGTATAAGGGTCTTTCACCAGATGACAAAGTAGAGCTAGTTAGAAAGCTAGGTAAGGTAATTTTTATTGGTGATGGGGTTAATGATGCTCAAGCTTTAAAAGAGGCTTTAGTTGGTATTGCTGTTTCTACCGGCACTGATATTGCTAAATATGCTGGTGATGTAATTGTTCCTTCTGTCCTTTCAATAAAGTATGTGATTGAACAGTCTAAAAGGACTGTGAGGAAAATAAAGGAGAATTTAGCTTGGGCTTTTGCTTATAATTCTGTTTTGATACCAATTTCGGCTGGTATACTTTATCCCTTCTATTTGCCTCCTGAATATGCTGCTTTAGCTATGTCTATGGATAGTGTTCTAGTTTCCTTATGGAGTTTTGTTCAATAA
- a CDS encoding ATP-binding protein produces the protein MLFDTSPKDNRKDFFDREKEIEKLKELRTPITLVLGLRRTGKSSLIKVSLNELNIPYIYLDLRKFEEESYISYKDFLLELQSEINRLYKRFTSILDFLKSIKGVSVMGNEIRFSWKREKVRFSDLLDMLEESFNKFIIVFDEAQELIKLRGINLTPVLAYVYDNLKNVKIIMSGSEMGLLYDFLKIEDPSSPLFGRFLSTVELKPFARHEAISFLKRGFDEVKIEFKDYDTVYETIGGIPGWLTYFGSVYLDTRNLKISIDKTLDYAKRLILREFENFLKGREVARKRYFVVMRTLVNCGKWSDVKHALEAEEGIEISDSEIHNYLRQLIRHSWIIKEGDRYCPAEPLIGYTFKASAF, from the coding sequence GTGCTATTCGATACTTCACCTAAGGATAACAGAAAAGATTTCTTTGATAGAGAAAAAGAAATTGAAAAACTAAAAGAACTAAGGACTCCTATAACATTAGTTTTAGGGTTAAGAAGAACCGGGAAATCTTCGTTAATAAAAGTGAGCTTAAATGAGCTTAACATACCATATATTTATCTAGACTTAAGGAAGTTTGAGGAAGAAAGTTATATCTCTTATAAGGATTTCTTGCTAGAACTTCAGAGTGAAATAAATAGATTGTATAAGAGATTCACTTCTATTTTGGATTTCTTAAAGAGTATAAAGGGAGTTAGCGTAATGGGTAATGAGATAAGATTTAGCTGGAAAAGAGAAAAAGTTAGGTTCTCCGATTTACTTGATATGCTAGAGGAATCTTTTAACAAGTTCATAATTGTTTTTGATGAGGCACAAGAGCTAATTAAGTTAAGAGGTATAAATTTGACTCCAGTACTTGCGTATGTCTACGATAATCTGAAGAACGTAAAAATTATAATGAGCGGATCTGAGATGGGTTTGTTATATGATTTTCTTAAAATAGAAGACCCCTCTAGTCCATTATTTGGAAGATTTCTTTCAACTGTGGAGTTAAAGCCATTTGCTAGACACGAAGCTATCAGCTTCTTAAAGAGGGGATTTGATGAGGTTAAAATAGAGTTTAAAGACTATGATACTGTTTATGAAACTATTGGTGGGATTCCAGGTTGGCTTACCTACTTTGGTTCTGTTTATTTAGATACGAGAAATCTAAAGATAAGCATTGATAAAACACTGGATTATGCTAAAAGGCTTATACTAAGAGAATTCGAGAATTTCTTAAAGGGAAGAGAAGTTGCGAGAAAAAGATATTTCGTTGTTATGAGAACTTTGGTTAATTGTGGAAAATGGAGTGATGTTAAGCATGCTTTAGAGGCTGAGGAGGGAATAGAGATTAGCGACTCGGAAATACATAATTATTTAAGGCAATTAATAAGACATTCGTGGATAATTAAGGAAGGAGATAGATATTGTCCAGCCGAGCCTCTAATTGGTTATACTTTTAAAGCCTCTGCATTTTGA
- a CDS encoding AAA family ATPase, producing MIANISTSATPSLLSTYINAIELGIIILTFVIPLVYFIYFMRIMRVGHSQQRQLQKKMSRIPSITWDQIYDMEEIKAKLDEIASYVMKKGKAYGVILFGPPGTGKTSIAKALANKLRWNYFELKSTDVMSKWYGESEYLLDNFFNVVELNAPAVVVIDEIDGFTLKREGDIHEVTHRLINIFLMRLQELHDKNLPILIIGTTNIPQEIDEALLRPGRFDEVIYVPLPDENGREKIWCGYVQNIDCRELAKRSNRLSPADIKEIVEEVKIQCEREGRTPTIQDFIKVLENYKPSVSIQTIVKFENIAKKYSRHKLGERPYGVPDVRWDDLGDLEDVKRIIKDSIELPLKRKDLAEKLGIKPVKGVLLYGPPGTGKTSIAKALANELNASFIILSGEEISSAGPFNAGEIIAEKFHIARDNAPAIIFIDEIDMIARARSENEWRTALTELLNQMDGIRENEEIIVIGATNRPWDLDPAILRPGRFDKIIYVPPPDEKGRIEVLKVLSKGLTVDEETLQKVAKITDGYTPADLKLVVDEIRRNLLKEATITGVPRTTVTFNDFIKILANIKPSVNKETLKMYEEFKMQRL from the coding sequence ATGATTGCCAACATATCAACATCTGCTACTCCTTCACTGCTTTCAACATATATTAATGCAATTGAACTAGGAATTATAATTTTAACTTTCGTTATTCCGTTGGTCTACTTTATTTACTTCATGAGAATTATGAGAGTAGGCCACTCACAACAAAGACAATTACAAAAGAAAATGAGTAGAATACCCTCAATCACATGGGACCAGATTTACGACATGGAAGAAATTAAAGCCAAATTAGATGAGATTGCCAGTTACGTTATGAAAAAGGGGAAAGCTTACGGGGTAATACTATTTGGTCCTCCGGGTACTGGAAAGACAAGCATTGCAAAAGCATTAGCAAATAAACTCAGATGGAATTACTTTGAGTTAAAATCTACAGACGTAATGAGCAAATGGTATGGTGAAAGTGAATATTTACTTGATAACTTCTTTAATGTAGTAGAATTAAACGCTCCAGCTGTTGTCGTAATTGATGAAATTGACGGATTTACTTTAAAAAGAGAAGGGGATATACATGAAGTAACTCACAGATTAATTAACATCTTTTTAATGAGGCTACAAGAATTACATGACAAGAACTTACCGATACTTATTATTGGGACAACAAACATACCGCAAGAAATAGATGAAGCACTTTTAAGACCAGGAAGATTTGACGAAGTGATTTACGTACCTCTGCCAGATGAAAATGGAAGAGAAAAAATATGGTGCGGTTATGTTCAAAACATTGATTGCAGAGAATTAGCTAAAAGGAGTAATAGACTTTCACCAGCTGATATAAAAGAAATTGTTGAAGAAGTGAAAATACAGTGTGAAAGAGAGGGAAGAACTCCAACAATACAAGACTTTATAAAAGTTCTGGAAAATTACAAACCATCCGTATCTATACAAACTATCGTAAAATTCGAAAATATTGCTAAGAAATACTCAAGGCATAAACTAGGTGAAAGACCATACGGAGTACCAGATGTAAGATGGGATGATTTAGGAGACCTAGAAGATGTTAAAAGAATTATCAAAGACTCAATAGAGTTACCGCTGAAGAGGAAAGACCTTGCAGAAAAACTGGGAATAAAACCAGTTAAAGGAGTATTACTTTATGGTCCTCCCGGTACTGGGAAAACGAGTATTGCAAAGGCATTAGCAAATGAGCTTAATGCTTCCTTTATTATCCTATCTGGTGAGGAAATATCTTCAGCCGGACCATTTAATGCTGGAGAAATCATTGCAGAAAAGTTCCACATTGCTAGGGATAATGCGCCTGCAATAATATTTATTGATGAGATTGATATGATTGCTAGGGCTAGGAGTGAAAACGAATGGAGAACCGCATTGACCGAACTTTTAAATCAAATGGATGGCATTAGGGAAAATGAAGAAATAATCGTAATTGGGGCTACAAACAGACCATGGGACTTAGACCCAGCAATACTAAGACCGGGGAGATTTGATAAAATAATTTATGTACCACCACCGGATGAAAAAGGCAGAATTGAAGTTCTTAAAGTATTAAGCAAGGGATTAACTGTCGATGAGGAAACTTTACAAAAGGTTGCTAAAATTACTGATGGTTATACACCAGCTGATTTAAAACTGGTAGTTGATGAAATTAGGAGAAACCTACTTAAAGAGGCAACGATTACCGGTGTTCCTAGAACAACAGTAACATTTAACGATTTCATAAAAATTTTAGCTAATATTAAACCAAGCGTTAATAAAGAAACACTGAAAATGTATGAAGAGTTCAAAATGCAGAGGCTTTAA
- a CDS encoding MarR family transcriptional regulator — translation MLESNENRIQIMSTIAKIYRAMSRELNRRLGELNLSYLDFLVLRATSDGPKTMAYLANRYFVTQSAITASVDKLEEMGLVVRVRDKEDRRKILIEITEKGLETFNKGIEIYKKLANEVTGDLSEDEVILVLDKISKILKRIEEISQ, via the coding sequence GTGTTAGAAAGTAATGAGAACAGAATACAGATAATGTCAACAATAGCAAAAATATATAGAGCTATGAGTAGGGAACTCAATAGAAGGTTAGGAGAACTTAACTTATCCTATTTAGACTTTCTTGTTTTAAGGGCTACAAGCGACGGGCCAAAAACAATGGCATATTTAGCAAATAGATATTTCGTTACACAGTCAGCAATAACAGCTTCAGTAGATAAATTAGAGGAAATGGGATTAGTTGTAAGAGTAAGGGACAAAGAGGATAGAAGAAAGATATTAATTGAGATTACTGAGAAAGGACTTGAAACATTTAATAAGGGCATAGAAATTTACAAAAAATTAGCTAATGAGGTCACAGGAGATTTAAGTGAGGATGAAGTAATACTAGTTTTAGATAAGATTTCAAAGATTTTGAAAAGAATTGAGGAAATTAGTCAGTGA